From Epinephelus lanceolatus isolate andai-2023 chromosome 5, ASM4190304v1, whole genome shotgun sequence, the proteins below share one genomic window:
- the gatd1 gene encoding glutamine amidotransferase-like class 1 domain-containing protein 1, whose translation MSAKPTCLIVASASPQGVSAASFHQSFSLCTSVFNLQTATPGGKPIDFIGVDESTARWVQDFNVKPYATPAKLESIDGARYQALLIPDCPGALNDLAHSGSLHRILTHFISHQKPVCAVGQGVSALCCATEGQSWIFSGYSLTGPSVFELVRRPDFANLPLVVEDFVKDSGGSYTASQEDAVHVVIDRHLITGQNMQSTTLAVNNLILLSSAK comes from the exons ATGTCTGCGAAGCCGACTTGTTTGATTGTGGCGAGTGCGTCTCCTCAGG GGGTGTCAGCAGCGTCTTTCCATCAGTCCTTCAGCCTCTGTACCTCAGTGTTTAATCTCCAAACAGCCACACCCGGG GGGAAGCCAATAGACTTTATTGGAGTCGATGAAAGCACTGCTAGATGGGTGCAGGACTTCAATGTAAAACCCTACGCAACACCTGCCAAACTTGAATCTATAGATG GTGCTCGATACCAGGCGCTGCTCATCCCGGACTGCCCCGGAGCGCTGAATGACCTGGCACACAGCGGGTCTCTGCACCGCATTCTCACACACTTCATCTCTCACCAAA AACCTGTTTGTGCGGTGGGGCAAGGAGTGTCGGCACTGTGCTGTGCCACCGAGGGACAGAGTTGGATCTTCAGTGGCTACAGCTTAACAGGG CCATCAGTATTTGAACTGGTGCGGAGGCCTGATTTTGCCAACCTGCCCTTGGTTGTGGAAGACTTTGTGAAAGACAGTGGTGGATCATACACAG CAAGTCAAGAAGATGCTGTGCACGTAGTCATAGACAGACACCTGATTACTGGGCAGAATATGCAGTCAACCACACTCGCTGTAAATAATCTAATTCTGCTCTCTAGTGCCaagtaa